A single genomic interval of Solimonas sp. K1W22B-7 harbors:
- a CDS encoding lysozyme, with the protein MNPRSRAALAGTALLLAIPAAKILEGKSNRAYLDVAAVPTACYGQTGPRVRMGEVYSDLTCERWLHEQLLAFHQGIRRCVTQPMSPPQAAALTLFAYNVGLDGACGSAAVRHANRGDWKSACRALQYNERGQPAWSYVTDAASGRKRFVQGLANRRAAERALCERAADQTADRVVSIDTILVKHVTDHME; encoded by the coding sequence ATGAACCCCCGCTCCCGCGCCGCCCTCGCCGGCACCGCGCTGCTGCTGGCGATCCCGGCGGCGAAGATTCTCGAAGGCAAGTCCAACCGCGCCTACCTCGACGTCGCCGCGGTGCCCACTGCCTGCTACGGGCAGACCGGTCCCAGGGTGCGCATGGGCGAGGTGTACAGCGATCTCACCTGCGAGCGCTGGCTGCACGAGCAGCTGCTCGCCTTCCACCAGGGCATCCGCCGCTGCGTCACGCAGCCGATGTCGCCGCCGCAGGCCGCCGCGCTGACGCTGTTCGCCTACAACGTCGGCCTCGACGGTGCCTGCGGATCCGCGGCCGTGCGCCACGCCAATCGCGGCGACTGGAAGAGCGCCTGCAGGGCCCTGCAATACAACGAGCGCGGACAGCCGGCCTGGTCCTACGTCACCGACGCCGCAAGCGGACGCAAGCGCTTCGTGCAGGGCCTCGCCAACCGCCGCGCCGCCGAGCGCGCACTGTGCGAACGCGCTGCGGATCAGACCGCCGATCGCGTCGTTTCAATTGACACGATTTTGGTAAAGCACGTCACCGACCACATGGAATGA
- a CDS encoding Mor transcription activator family protein: MSNADHLIIKRVVRSVLARSLALHQEAVDKTADEVIDALRFECGGDRLYVPRGKAHCERDLRIRSSYLALCQKHAPGFAMETLARREELSIRQLRRICAPQLLRQMPPDATRQ; the protein is encoded by the coding sequence ATGAGCAACGCAGACCATCTGATCATCAAGCGCGTCGTCCGCTCCGTCCTGGCCAGGTCGCTGGCCTTGCATCAGGAAGCGGTCGACAAGACTGCCGACGAAGTCATCGATGCGCTGCGCTTCGAGTGCGGCGGAGACCGTCTCTACGTGCCGCGCGGCAAGGCGCACTGCGAAAGGGATCTCAGGATCCGCAGCAGCTATCTCGCGCTGTGCCAGAAGCATGCCCCCGGCTTCGCCATGGAGACCCTGGCGCGGCGTGAGGAGCTGAGCATCCGCCAGTTGCGCCGCATCTGCGCGCCGCAGCTCCTGCGGCAGATGCCGCCGGATGCGACTCGGCAGTGA
- a CDS encoding TraR/DksA C4-type zinc finger protein, whose amino-acid sequence MPDFMDLIQEAEARVSEALNASARLSDSSAFGRSDCADCGDEIDPRRLAVVRGASRCTLCEQLAQRHDMHFRSRSRPW is encoded by the coding sequence GTGCCCGATTTCATGGACCTCATCCAGGAGGCCGAAGCCCGTGTCAGCGAGGCGCTCAACGCCTCCGCCCGCCTGTCCGACTCCAGCGCCTTCGGCAGGAGCGATTGCGCCGACTGCGGCGACGAGATCGACCCCCGGCGCCTGGCGGTGGTGCGCGGCGCCAGCCGCTGCACGCTCTGCGAACAGCTGGCGCAACGCCATGACATGCATTTCCGCAGCCGGTCGCGGCCCTGGTGA
- a CDS encoding LexA family transcriptional regulator, which yields MKRRELSPHEKAAALELRRLWDVQKGPLGLTQERVAFQFGWKQQSAVSQYLNGVIPLNLEALVKFSDLLRAPAEEIFPDLARKLPRGATVESLGISLTSDVVYVSKVTGAKLAGGRGEIIHDFEEVDKSHSFRREWMAQAGLSPDKCKLWDVTGDSMSPTLNHGDSVMIHTAEREVVSGKVYALIAEDGMRVKRLIRRADGIVVMHSDNPMQHLYPPEPILSETVAIYGRVVWKAGKL from the coding sequence ATGAAGCGCAGAGAGCTCTCGCCTCACGAAAAGGCGGCCGCCCTGGAGTTGCGGCGTCTGTGGGATGTCCAGAAGGGCCCGCTGGGGCTGACCCAGGAGCGGGTGGCGTTCCAGTTCGGCTGGAAACAGCAGAGCGCCGTCAGCCAGTACCTCAACGGTGTCATCCCGCTGAACCTCGAGGCGCTGGTGAAGTTCTCCGACCTGCTGCGCGCGCCGGCGGAGGAAATCTTTCCCGACCTGGCGAGAAAGCTGCCGAGGGGTGCCACCGTGGAATCCCTGGGGATCAGCCTGACGTCCGACGTGGTCTACGTGTCCAAGGTCACCGGCGCCAAGCTGGCCGGCGGGCGCGGCGAGATCATTCACGATTTCGAGGAAGTCGATAAATCGCATTCCTTCCGGCGCGAGTGGATGGCGCAGGCGGGGCTCAGCCCCGACAAGTGCAAGCTGTGGGACGTTACCGGCGACAGCATGTCGCCCACCCTCAACCACGGCGACAGCGTGATGATCCACACCGCCGAGCGCGAGGTGGTCAGCGGCAAGGTCTATGCGCTGATCGCCGAGGATGGCATGCGGGTGAAGCGGCTGATCCGCCGCGCCGATGGCATCGTCGTCATGCACAGCGACAATCCGATGCAGCACCTCTACCCGCCGGAGCCGATCCTCAGCGAGACCGTGGCCATCTACGGCCGGGTGGTCTGGAAGGCTGGCAAGCTGTAG
- a CDS encoding MarR family winged helix-turn-helix transcriptional regulator, which yields MPRPTPPPTPQDYQALSEFRYQLRRFLRFSEDAAQAEGITALQYQLMLHVQGNPERDWALVGELAERLQMQQHGTVALVTRCETAGLVRRTRARDDRRQVQVRLTSKGKACLRRLVALHRAELQSLSGVFRVTHIPAFNDRL from the coding sequence ATGCCTCGCCCCACCCCGCCCCCGACCCCGCAGGACTACCAGGCCCTGTCCGAATTCCGCTACCAGCTGCGCCGCTTCCTGCGCTTCAGCGAGGACGCGGCGCAGGCGGAGGGGATCACGGCGCTGCAGTACCAGCTGATGCTGCATGTCCAGGGCAACCCGGAGCGCGACTGGGCACTGGTGGGCGAGTTGGCGGAGCGCCTGCAGATGCAGCAGCACGGCACGGTGGCGCTGGTGACGCGCTGCGAGACGGCGGGGCTGGTGCGGCGCACGCGCGCCAGGGACGATCGGCGCCAGGTGCAGGTGCGGCTGACGAGCAAGGGCAAGGCCTGCCTGCGGCGCCTGGTGGCGCTGCACCGGGCCGAGCTGCAGTCGCTCTCCGGGGTGTTCCGGGTGACGCATATCCCGGCCTTCAACGACCGGCTCTGA
- a CDS encoding HPP family protein has product MNKLLPSWLRSLLPPRASVSQAERLRSGTGALLGVLIAGLASTALLGATPGAVWLIAPMGASAVLLFGLPASPLAQPWSVLGGNLVAALIGVSCARYIPVPALAAAAAIFLSIGAMFALHCLHPPSGAVALTAVLGGSQIEALGYGFVLEPVLLNSLLLLGVAVLYNKAVGRRYPHSQQAEAPHPHQTADSLPTARLGFTSEDLQAVLQAHDQVLDISIDDLEDLFLRTERHAHRRRFGETRCGDIMARDIVTVEFGSRLAEAWQLMRAHAVQALPVVDRGRHVIGIVTRSDFLRHIDPLQLPGMGARLRAFLRYTEHTHTEKPEVVGQIMSAKVKSVQDSTPIVELVPMMSDAGLHHVPVVNAERKLVGMITQTDFVAALYETSLAQLGEPAAA; this is encoded by the coding sequence ATGAACAAGCTGCTGCCCTCCTGGCTCAGGAGCCTGCTGCCGCCCCGGGCCTCGGTCAGCCAGGCCGAGCGCCTGCGCTCCGGCACCGGCGCACTGCTGGGGGTGCTGATCGCCGGCCTGGCCAGCACCGCCCTGCTCGGCGCCACGCCCGGCGCGGTCTGGCTGATCGCGCCGATGGGCGCCTCGGCGGTGCTGCTGTTCGGCCTGCCCGCCAGCCCCCTGGCACAGCCCTGGTCGGTCCTCGGCGGCAACCTCGTGGCGGCGCTGATCGGCGTGAGCTGTGCGCGCTACATTCCGGTGCCGGCGCTGGCGGCCGCGGCGGCCATCTTCCTGTCGATCGGCGCGATGTTCGCGCTGCATTGCCTGCATCCGCCCAGCGGGGCGGTGGCACTCACCGCCGTGCTCGGCGGCAGCCAGATCGAGGCGCTGGGCTACGGCTTCGTGCTCGAGCCGGTGCTGCTCAACAGCCTGCTGCTGCTGGGCGTGGCCGTGCTCTACAACAAGGCGGTCGGGCGCCGCTATCCACACTCGCAGCAAGCCGAGGCGCCGCATCCGCACCAGACCGCCGACAGCCTGCCCACGGCGCGCCTGGGTTTCACCAGCGAAGACCTGCAGGCCGTGCTGCAGGCCCACGACCAGGTGCTGGACATCAGCATCGACGACCTCGAGGACCTGTTCCTGCGCACCGAGCGTCATGCCCACCGCCGCCGCTTCGGTGAAACCCGCTGCGGCGACATCATGGCGCGCGACATCGTCACCGTGGAGTTCGGCAGCAGGCTGGCCGAGGCCTGGCAGCTGATGCGGGCCCATGCGGTGCAGGCGCTGCCGGTAGTGGACCGCGGGCGCCATGTCATCGGCATCGTCACCCGCTCGGATTTCCTGCGGCATATCGATCCCCTGCAGCTGCCGGGCATGGGCGCGCGCCTGCGCGCCTTCCTCAGGTACACCGAGCACACCCACACCGAAAAGCCGGAGGTGGTGGGGCAGATCATGAGCGCGAAGGTGAAATCGGTGCAGGACAGCACCCCCATCGTCGAACTGGTGCCGATGATGTCCGACGCGGGCCTGCACCATGTGCCGGTGGTGAACGCCGAGCGCAAGCTGGTCGGCATGATCACGCAGACCGACTTCGTCGCCGCCCTGTACGAAACCAGCCTGGCGCAGCTCGGCGAACCCGCCGCCGCCTGA
- a CDS encoding HD domain-containing protein, which yields MLDEKFEEALGFAARLHRTQRRKGVDTPYVAHLMSVSALVLEFGGNQTQAIAALLHDSVEDQATAFGGADRLREEIRVRFGDEVLAIVNVCTDADVDPKPEWWERKRNYVAHVREMDIAAALVSVCDKLHNARSILCDIQRAGADDVFARFTGGREGTLWYYEALAQAFAEALPGDASRELAATVAAMKTAAG from the coding sequence ATGCTGGACGAGAAATTCGAGGAAGCGCTGGGTTTTGCCGCGCGCCTGCACAGGACGCAGCGGCGCAAGGGCGTGGACACGCCCTATGTCGCGCACCTGATGAGCGTGTCTGCGCTGGTGCTGGAATTCGGCGGCAACCAGACGCAGGCGATCGCCGCGCTGCTGCACGACAGCGTCGAGGACCAGGCCACCGCCTTCGGTGGCGCCGACAGGCTGCGCGAGGAAATCCGCGTGCGCTTCGGGGACGAAGTGCTCGCCATCGTCAACGTCTGCACCGACGCCGACGTGGACCCCAAGCCGGAGTGGTGGGAGCGCAAGCGCAACTACGTCGCCCACGTCCGCGAGATGGACATCGCGGCTGCGCTGGTGAGCGTCTGCGACAAGCTGCACAACGCCCGCTCCATCCTTTGCGACATCCAGCGGGCCGGGGCCGACGATGTATTCGCGCGCTTCACCGGCGGGCGCGAGGGCACGCTGTGGTACTACGAGGCGCTGGCGCAGGCGTTTGCCGAGGCGCTGCCGGGGGATGCCAGCCGCGAGCTGGCGGCCACCGTGGCGGCCATGAAGACCGCTGCGGGCTGA
- a CDS encoding carboxymuconolactone decarboxylase family protein — MSSTATRREELNLRIQSFSAELRQGTKLSPRLVELLRLRIAFHNQCRPCMSVRYGAALDEGLSESMVCSLEKPEEAADLGPAEKAALAFADRFATDHLSIDAALLGRLREHFAEDELAELGALAACFVGFGRMGAVFDGGEQWPVGPRKADGTRLAPWEVAEPFVVR; from the coding sequence ATGAGCAGCACCGCCACGCGGCGCGAGGAACTCAACCTCCGCATCCAGTCCTTCAGCGCCGAGTTGCGGCAGGGCACGAAGCTGTCGCCGCGCCTGGTGGAGTTGCTGCGCCTGCGCATCGCCTTCCACAACCAGTGCCGGCCCTGCATGTCGGTCCGTTACGGCGCGGCGCTGGATGAAGGGCTCAGCGAGAGCATGGTCTGCTCGCTGGAAAAGCCCGAGGAGGCCGCCGACCTGGGCCCGGCCGAGAAAGCCGCCCTGGCTTTCGCCGACCGCTTCGCCACCGATCACCTGTCCATCGACGCCGCGCTGCTCGGCCGGCTGCGCGAGCACTTCGCCGAGGACGAGCTGGCAGAACTCGGCGCGCTCGCCGCCTGCTTCGTCGGCTTCGGGCGCATGGGCGCCGTGTTCGATGGCGGCGAGCAATGGCCGGTGGGGCCGCGCAAGGCCGATGGCACGCGGCTGGCGCCCTGGGAAGTGGCGGAGCCCTTCGTCGTGCGCTAG
- a CDS encoding formylglycine-generating enzyme family protein, producing the protein MRTTAGAAILALAALGAGLGLHALQPAVPATGAAPDPLGSPAACRDYSGLPRGWGVTPRAGMLRVAAGRFERGSLRGYADERPLVDTRVDAFWMDRTEVSNAQFASFVAATAYVTEAERTGATAVFRVPPPDAAALEPGSGWKLLKGADWRHPEGPDSSIAGRDNVPVVNVSLADAQAYAAWLGRELPSEMQWEFAARAGRSNAAADAALLDAGQRPQANVWQGLFPIEDRGDDGFPGRAPVGCFAANPYGLHDMIGNVWEWTTDLYRGRLDAVAAAATPSAPRVIKGGSFLCADNYCVRSRASARHPQEPDLPTTHLGFRTVARD; encoded by the coding sequence GTGAGAACCACCGCCGGGGCCGCGATCCTGGCCCTGGCGGCGCTGGGTGCCGGCCTGGGACTGCATGCGCTGCAGCCGGCTGTCCCCGCGACGGGTGCCGCACCTGATCCGCTGGGCAGCCCCGCTGCCTGCCGCGACTACTCGGGACTGCCGCGGGGCTGGGGTGTGACCCCGCGCGCGGGCATGCTCCGCGTGGCCGCCGGCCGCTTCGAGCGCGGCAGCCTGCGCGGCTATGCCGACGAGCGCCCTCTCGTCGATACCCGCGTCGATGCATTCTGGATGGACCGCACCGAAGTCAGCAATGCGCAATTCGCCAGCTTCGTCGCGGCGACCGCCTACGTGACCGAGGCCGAGCGCACCGGCGCCACGGCGGTCTTCCGGGTGCCGCCACCGGATGCGGCGGCACTGGAACCAGGCAGCGGGTGGAAGCTCTTGAAGGGCGCGGACTGGCGCCATCCGGAAGGCCCGGACAGCTCGATCGCGGGCCGCGACAACGTTCCGGTGGTCAACGTGAGCCTGGCCGACGCCCAGGCCTACGCCGCCTGGCTGGGGCGCGAACTGCCCAGCGAGATGCAGTGGGAGTTCGCGGCGCGTGCGGGGCGCAGCAACGCGGCCGCCGACGCGGCCCTGCTCGACGCCGGCCAGCGTCCGCAGGCGAACGTCTGGCAGGGCCTTTTTCCGATCGAGGATCGCGGTGACGATGGTTTTCCGGGGCGCGCGCCGGTGGGCTGCTTCGCCGCCAACCCCTATGGCCTGCACGACATGATCGGCAACGTCTGGGAGTGGACCACGGACCTCTACCGGGGACGACTGGACGCCGTCGCGGCTGCCGCCACGCCGTCGGCGCCCCGGGTCATCAAGGGCGGCTCCTTCCTGTGCGCGGACAACTACTGCGTGCGATCCCGCGCCAGCGCCAGACACCCCCAGGAGCCGGACCTGCCGACGACCCACCTCGGCTTCCGCACCGTCGCCAGGGACTGA
- a CDS encoding arylsulfatase, with the protein MRVNPVAWPLRRIAAALTVSALLAACGNSSAPEAGAARGRPNIVVILADDLGYSDLGAFGSEIRTPNIDALARDGQVLTNFHVTQLCSTTRANLLTGADHHLVGIGSLVDLVLPYQTDQPGYEGQFNHRARTIAQLLRDGGYHTYMAGKWHLGEPGPERWGFERSFALAGTLGNANNFGSQAGLENSADPVFFENGEPATLAPGKFTADHYADKLIEYVDEQRGDRKPFFLYYAVQTPHWPIQAPDQYLDRYSGVYDAGYGAIREARIGRQKALGIIPADFKVHPGTPIGTPSYGIPGPLLHRPWGLLTPLERRQEARSMEVFAGMLENLDDNVGRLLRHLKDIGQYDNTLVVFLSDNGADGNGYPIPPSGYLDNSLENYGRQGSFIYHSVGWADAGAAPFRMFKGFTAEGGISSPTLVKLPHATGASRKLPALASVLDLAPTILELAGMGNPGTQYHGREVAPLEGRSLLPLLRGETAAAHAADAVFAGEVYNHRYVRRGPWKITRADALPFAGGLLANQDWQLYNVDQDRGETTLLATRSVSTLALPAPTDEYSEIFDGLLADWRAYVERVGVALPDLQQ; encoded by the coding sequence ATGCGTGTGAACCCGGTGGCGTGGCCGCTGAGACGGATTGCGGCGGCGCTGACGGTGTCGGCGCTGCTGGCGGCCTGCGGCAATTCCTCGGCACCCGAGGCGGGGGCCGCCAGGGGCCGCCCCAATATCGTGGTGATCCTCGCCGACGACCTGGGCTACTCCGACCTCGGTGCCTTCGGCAGCGAAATCCGCACGCCGAACATCGACGCCCTGGCGCGCGACGGCCAGGTGCTGACCAACTTCCACGTCACGCAGCTGTGCTCCACCACGCGCGCAAACCTGCTGACCGGCGCGGATCATCACCTGGTCGGCATCGGCAGCCTGGTGGACCTGGTGCTGCCCTACCAGACGGACCAGCCGGGCTACGAGGGGCAGTTCAACCACAGGGCGCGCACGATCGCGCAGCTGCTGCGCGACGGCGGTTATCACACCTACATGGCCGGCAAGTGGCACCTGGGCGAGCCGGGACCCGAGCGCTGGGGCTTCGAGCGATCCTTCGCGCTCGCCGGCACGCTCGGCAACGCCAACAACTTCGGGTCGCAGGCGGGCCTGGAGAACTCAGCGGACCCGGTGTTCTTCGAGAACGGCGAGCCGGCGACGCTGGCGCCGGGCAAGTTCACGGCCGACCACTACGCCGACAAGCTGATCGAGTACGTCGACGAGCAGCGCGGCGACCGCAAGCCGTTTTTCCTGTACTACGCCGTGCAGACGCCGCACTGGCCGATCCAGGCGCCCGACCAATACCTGGACCGCTACAGCGGCGTCTATGACGCGGGCTACGGCGCGATCCGCGAGGCGCGCATCGGCCGGCAGAAGGCACTGGGGATCATCCCCGCGGACTTCAAGGTGCACCCGGGCACGCCGATCGGCACGCCCAGCTACGGCATCCCGGGGCCGCTGCTGCACCGCCCCTGGGGCCTGCTGACGCCGCTCGAGCGGCGCCAGGAAGCGCGCAGCATGGAAGTGTTCGCGGGCATGCTGGAAAACCTCGACGACAACGTCGGCCGGCTGCTGCGCCACCTGAAGGACATCGGCCAGTACGACAACACCCTGGTGGTGTTCCTGTCGGACAACGGTGCCGACGGCAATGGCTACCCGATACCGCCCAGCGGCTACCTGGACAATTCGCTGGAAAACTACGGGAGGCAGGGTTCCTTCATCTATCACAGCGTCGGCTGGGCCGACGCGGGCGCCGCGCCGTTCCGCATGTTCAAGGGTTTCACTGCCGAGGGCGGCATATCCTCGCCGACGCTGGTCAAGCTGCCGCACGCAACAGGCGCGTCGCGCAAGCTGCCCGCGCTGGCATCGGTGCTCGACCTGGCGCCTACGATCCTGGAACTTGCCGGCATGGGCAATCCGGGCACGCAGTACCACGGGCGCGAGGTAGCGCCGCTGGAGGGCCGCTCGCTGCTGCCGCTGCTGCGCGGGGAAACGGCTGCGGCGCATGCCGCGGACGCGGTCTTTGCCGGCGAGGTCTACAACCACCGCTACGTTCGTCGCGGTCCCTGGAAGATCACGCGCGCCGATGCGCTGCCGTTTGCCGGCGGCCTGCTCGCCAACCAGGACTGGCAGCTCTACAACGTGGACCAGGATCGCGGTGAAACCACGCTGCTGGCCACGCGCAGCGTCAGCACGCTGGCGCTGCCGGCGCCGACCGACGAGTACAGCGAGATATTCGACGGCCTGCTGGCCGACTGGCGTGCCTACGTGGAGCGCGTGGGCGTTGCGCTGCCGGACCTGCAGCAGTGA
- the fghA gene encoding S-formylglutathione hydrolase encodes MSIETLSEHGCFGGTQGFYRHHSARIGLPMRFSVYQPPQARAGKVPVLFYLAGLTCTEETFMIKAGAQRLAAELGLMLVSCDTSPRNTGIAGEADDWEFGTAAGFYLNATQAPWSAHFLMEDYLREELRATVLADFPADASRLGIFGHSMGGHGALVLALRNPGVYRSVSAFAPICAPSLCPWGEKAFSRYLGADREAWQTYDASALMAAAGGPPFPEILVDQGLADKFLHQQQLLPERFEQACRAVGQPLRLRRHEGYDHGYYFIASFMDDHLRFHAAQLSH; translated from the coding sequence ATGAGCATCGAGACGCTGTCGGAACACGGCTGCTTCGGCGGCACGCAGGGCTTTTATCGCCATCATTCGGCGCGCATCGGCCTGCCGATGCGCTTCTCGGTGTACCAGCCGCCACAGGCGCGGGCCGGCAAGGTGCCGGTGCTGTTCTACCTGGCCGGGCTCACCTGCACGGAAGAGACCTTCATGATCAAGGCCGGCGCGCAGCGCCTGGCCGCGGAACTGGGCCTGATGCTGGTGAGCTGCGACACCAGCCCGCGCAACACCGGCATCGCCGGCGAGGCCGACGACTGGGAGTTCGGCACCGCAGCAGGCTTCTATCTCAACGCCACACAGGCGCCGTGGTCGGCGCACTTCCTGATGGAGGACTACCTGAGGGAGGAGCTGCGTGCGACGGTGCTGGCGGATTTCCCGGCCGATGCTTCGCGCCTGGGCATCTTCGGCCACTCGATGGGCGGCCACGGTGCGCTGGTATTGGCGCTGCGCAACCCCGGCGTCTACCGCTCGGTCTCGGCGTTCGCGCCGATCTGCGCGCCCAGCCTCTGCCCCTGGGGCGAGAAAGCCTTCAGCCGCTACCTGGGCGCGGACCGCGAGGCCTGGCAGACCTATGACGCCAGCGCGCTGATGGCGGCGGCGGGCGGGCCGCCGTTCCCGGAGATCCTGGTGGACCAGGGTCTGGCGGACAAATTCCTGCACCAGCAGCAGTTGCTGCCGGAACGCTTCGAGCAGGCCTGCCGCGCGGTGGGCCAGCCGCTGCGCCTGCGCCGCCATGAAGGCTATGACCATGGCTACTACTTCATCGCCAGCTTCATGGACGATCACCTGCGCTTCCACGCCGCCCAGCTGTCGCACTAG
- a CDS encoding S-(hydroxymethyl)glutathione dehydrogenase/class III alcohol dehydrogenase codes for MKTRAAVAFAAKTPLEIVELDLDGPRAGEVLVEIMATGICHTDAYTLDGFDSEGIFPSILGHEGAGIVREVGAGVTSVKPGDHVIPLYTPECRQCKTCTSHKSNLCTAIRATQGKGLMPDGTTRFSYKGQPIYHYMGCSTFSNFTVLPEIAVAKIREDAPFDKACYIGCGVTTGVGAVINTAKVTPGSNVIVFGLGGIGLNVIQGARMVGADMIVGVDINDDKEEWGRRFGMTHFVNPKKIEGDIVQHLVALTHGGADYTFDCTGNTTVMRQALEACHRGWGESIVIGVAEAGKEISTRPFQLVTGRVWKGSAFGGARGRTDVPKIVDWYMGGKIEIDPMITHVLKLEDINKGFDLMHEGKSIRSVVVF; via the coding sequence ATGAAAACCCGCGCCGCCGTCGCCTTCGCCGCCAAAACGCCCCTGGAGATCGTGGAACTGGACCTGGACGGCCCCAGGGCCGGCGAGGTGCTGGTCGAGATCATGGCCACCGGCATCTGCCACACCGACGCCTACACGCTGGATGGCTTCGACTCCGAAGGCATCTTCCCGTCGATCCTCGGCCATGAGGGCGCGGGCATCGTGCGCGAGGTGGGCGCGGGGGTCACCAGCGTGAAGCCGGGCGATCACGTGATCCCGCTGTATACGCCGGAGTGCCGGCAGTGCAAGACCTGCACCAGCCACAAGTCCAATCTCTGCACGGCGATCCGCGCGACGCAGGGCAAGGGCCTGATGCCGGACGGCACGACGCGCTTCTCCTACAAGGGCCAACCCATCTACCACTACATGGGCTGCTCGACCTTCTCCAATTTCACGGTGCTGCCGGAGATCGCGGTGGCGAAGATCCGTGAGGACGCGCCGTTCGACAAGGCCTGCTACATCGGCTGCGGCGTCACCACCGGCGTCGGCGCGGTGATCAACACGGCCAAGGTGACGCCGGGCTCCAACGTGATCGTGTTCGGCCTGGGCGGCATCGGCCTCAACGTGATCCAGGGCGCGCGCATGGTCGGCGCCGACATGATCGTGGGCGTGGACATCAACGACGACAAGGAAGAATGGGGCCGCCGTTTCGGCATGACGCACTTCGTCAATCCGAAGAAGATCGAGGGCGACATCGTGCAGCACCTGGTGGCGCTGACCCACGGCGGCGCGGACTACACCTTCGACTGCACCGGCAACACGACCGTGATGCGCCAGGCGCTGGAGGCCTGCCACCGCGGCTGGGGCGAGTCGATCGTGATCGGCGTGGCCGAGGCGGGCAAGGAAATCTCCACGCGGCCGTTCCAGTTGGTGACCGGGCGCGTGTGGAAGGGCTCGGCCTTCGGCGGCGCGCGCGGGCGCACGGACGTGCCGAAGATCGTGGACTGGTACATGGGCGGCAAGATCGAGATCGACCCGATGATCACCCATGTGCTGAAGCTGGAGGACATCAACAAGGGCTTCGACCTGATGCACGAGGGCAAGTCGATCCGCAGCGTGGTGGTGTTCTGA
- a CDS encoding DUF1801 domain-containing protein codes for MKKPGSTEGQSPSALIDQRIAELGDWRGETLGRMRRLIRQAVPDVVEEWKWMGTPVWERDGILCTGESYKKAVKLTFAKGAALKDPAGLFNASLDGNVRRAIDIHEGEAVDESAFKALLREAVALNAAGKAKAPKKGKA; via the coding sequence ATGAAGAAGCCGGGTTCCACGGAAGGACAATCGCCATCCGCCCTGATCGACCAGCGGATCGCCGAACTCGGCGACTGGCGCGGGGAAACCCTGGGCCGGATGCGCAGGCTCATCAGGCAGGCCGTTCCCGACGTCGTCGAAGAATGGAAGTGGATGGGCACCCCGGTCTGGGAGCGCGATGGCATCCTCTGCACCGGCGAGTCCTACAAGAAGGCCGTGAAGCTCACCTTCGCCAAGGGCGCAGCCCTGAAGGACCCGGCCGGGCTGTTCAACGCGAGCCTCGACGGCAACGTACGCCGCGCGATCGACATCCACGAAGGCGAAGCAGTGGACGAGTCCGCCTTCAAGGCGCTGCTGCGCGAGGCGGTGGCCTTGAATGCGGCCGGCAAGGCGAAGGCCCCGAAGAAGGGGAAGGCCTGA